The following coding sequences are from one Microtus pennsylvanicus isolate mMicPen1 chromosome 1, mMicPen1.hap1, whole genome shotgun sequence window:
- the Tex101 gene encoding testis-expressed protein 101 gives MAACCTQYLLLFFLLGASHWTLVQNLRCTVSRIQRLEEDPGRTFDWTSKTEKVESCNSGELCQETVLLIKAEGTKTVVLASKGCAAQGPESMTLIQYTPPPGLIALSFSNYCNSTLCNNRSNISLFWNPPDTTVTPSMPGNLRCPTCVALGSCPSAPSLPCANSTTQCYQGKLELSGGGMDSIVHVKGCTTAIGCRLMASMTSVGPMTVKETCSYYSFLQPRKAEGSSRASWMLTSLWVLELLLPTLLVALIHFP, from the exons atggcagCCTGCTGCACCCAGTACTTATTgctcttcttcctgctgggagcCTCCCACTggactt TGGTCCAGAACCTTCGCTGCACGGTGAGTAGAATCCAGCGTTTAGAGGAAGATCCAGGCCGAACCTTTGACTGGACTTCAAAGACTGAGAAGGTTGAGAGTTGCAATTCTGGAGAACTTTGCCAGGAAACTGTGCTGTTGATTAAAGCGG AAGGAACCAAGACTGTTGTTTTGGCCAGTAAGGGTTGTGCTGCTCAAGGACCAGAGTCAATGACTCTGATCCAGTACACCCCACCCCCTGGCCTGATCGCCCTCTCCTTCAGTAACTACTGCAACAGCACCCTCTGCAACAACAGAAGCAACATATCTCTATTCTGGAACCCACCGGACACCACAG TAACTCCCAGTATGCCAGGAAACCTCCGCTGCCCAACATGTGTGGCTCTGGGGTCCTGTCCCAGTGCCCCCTCTCTGCCCTGTGCCAACAGTACAACTCAGTGCTATCAAGGAAAACTTGAGCTCTCCGGAG GAGGAATGGACTCCATCGTGCATGTTAAAGGCTGCACCACTGCAATTGGCTGCAGACTGATGGCTTCAATGACCTCAGTGGGACCCATGACGGTGAAGGAGACCTGCAGTTACTACTCTTTCCTCCAGCccagaaaggcagaaggaagtaGTAGGGCCTCCTGGATGCTCACCTCACTGTGGGTGCTGGAGCTGCTGTTGCCAACACTGCTGGTGGCCCTGATCCACTTCCCCTAG